Genomic segment of Streptococcus australis:
AGGCAGTGGCACGGATTCGTCAGGCCATTGAAGAAGGGGAAAACATTCTCATCTATGGAGACTACGATGCGGATGGAATGACTTCAGCTTCTATTGTTAAGGAAAGTTTGGAACAGCTTGGCGCTGAGTGCCGTGTTTACCTGCCCAATCGTTTTACCGACGGTTATGGACCTAATGCCAGTGTTTATAAGTACTTTATCGAGCAAGAGGGGATTTCCTTGATTGTGACGGTGGACAATGGAGTTGCGGGTCACGAAGCCATTGATTTTGCCCAGTCTATGGGAGTGGATGTTATTGTGACCGACCACCACTCCATGCCTGAAACCTTGCCAGATGCTTATGCGATTGTTCATCCCGAGCATCCAGATGCGGACTATCCTTTCAAACAGTTGGCTGGTTGCGGAGTGGCTTTCAAGCTGGCTTGCGCTCTTTTAGAAGAAGTACAAGTGGAGTTGCTTGATTTGGTTGCCATCGGAACCATTGCCGATATGGTGAGTCTGACGGATGAAAACCGTATCTTGGTTCAATATGGTCTGGAAATGTTGGGGCATACTCAACGCATAGGTTTGCAAGAAATGCTGGACATGGCTGGGATTGCTGCCAACGAAGTGACAGAAGAAACGGTTGGTTTCCAATTGGCACCTCGCCTGAATGCTTTGGGGCGCTTGGATGATCCTAATCCAGCCATTGATTTGCTGACCGGATTTGATGATGAGGAAGCGCATGAGATTGCCCTTATGATTCACCAGAAAAACGAAGAGCGTAAGGAAATCGTACAATCTATCTATGAAGAAGCCAAGACCATGGTGGATCCTGAAAAGAAGGTCCAGGTCTTAGCCAAGGAAGGTTGGAATCCTGGGGTTCTAGGAATCGTGGCTGGGCGCTTGCTGGAAGAATTGGGGCAAACAGTTATTGTTCTTAATATCGAAGACGGTCGTGCCAAGGGGAGTGCTCGTAGTGTGGAAGCGGTCGATATTTTTGAAGCCTTGGATCCCCATCGGGATCTCTTCATCGCCTTTGGAGGCCATGCTGGTGCGGCGGGTATGACGCTAGAAGTGGAGAAACTTTCAGATTTATCTCAGGTCTTGGAGGACTATATCCGTGAAAAAGGTGCAGATGCTAGTGGTAAGAACAAGTTAAATCTAGATGAGGAGTTGGATTTAGAGACACTTAGCTTAGAAACGGTCAAAAGTTTTGAACGTTTGGCACCTTTTGGAATGGACAATCAGAAACCTG
This window contains:
- the recJ gene encoding single-stranded-DNA-specific exonuclease RecJ, giving the protein MITPTYEWQFAPQVEDADFTKIAKKAGLGPEVARLLFERGIQDEESLKKFLEPSLEDLHDPYLLHDMDKAVARIRQAIEEGENILIYGDYDADGMTSASIVKESLEQLGAECRVYLPNRFTDGYGPNASVYKYFIEQEGISLIVTVDNGVAGHEAIDFAQSMGVDVIVTDHHSMPETLPDAYAIVHPEHPDADYPFKQLAGCGVAFKLACALLEEVQVELLDLVAIGTIADMVSLTDENRILVQYGLEMLGHTQRIGLQEMLDMAGIAANEVTEETVGFQLAPRLNALGRLDDPNPAIDLLTGFDDEEAHEIALMIHQKNEERKEIVQSIYEEAKTMVDPEKKVQVLAKEGWNPGVLGIVAGRLLEELGQTVIVLNIEDGRAKGSARSVEAVDIFEALDPHRDLFIAFGGHAGAAGMTLEVEKLSDLSQVLEDYIREKGADASGKNKLNLDEELDLETLSLETVKSFERLAPFGMDNQKPVFYIRDFNVESARSMGAGNAHLKLKISKGEASFEVVAFGQGRLVTEFAQTKNLELAVTLSVNQWNGQTALQLMMVDARVEGVQLFNIRGKNTALPEGVPVLDFAGELPELATSDAVVVKTIPEDITQLKTIFQEQNFSAVYFKNDIDKAYYLTGYGTREQFAKLYKTIYQFPEFDIRYKLKDLAAYLNIQQILLVKMIQVFEELGFVTIKDGVMTVNKEAPKREIGESQIYQNLKQTVKNQEIMALGTVQEIYDFLMAEN